A window of the Amycolatopsis solani genome harbors these coding sequences:
- a CDS encoding sensor histidine kinase, whose product MTYSRALGRALALAARSLLSWFDVLVELITFALLCAGLVFFLGPAVEWARGRATTARALAGRWCGVEVEAPYQPEPPEPVRERDGWYRDGNTLYKRAFWIRWQRRLTWALEDPAAEREFGWQLVNPLVTLLLPVAVLVGGPSVLRGYGRWTRWWLGPRPVVERRGNWPQRHLESLGHQIGILVLSLVQSAFSAWQFVVIATALPVAAPVVVWSRAITDTLRREAGNWTGVRIPRPYLPPPGLPVPRPDGLYQVGKQLYEEPYWPVQHARRRWILHDRATWRDLAGGSLIPLVSLALTLPTVALLGWGLVGVATLWGWRLFTGSPVRWLFLPEVSTHLGALAQTPLALAMIVAGLAPTTWLARQQARFVKVWLGPTESSRLARRIERLKQTRTDVTVAQAAELRRIERDLHDGIQSRLVAMGMKLGAVEALVDTDPAAAKRLAAELRTASSEALTELRVLIRGIHPPVLSERGLLDAVRALALDSPLKVQVTGSLPSRLEEPVEACAYFTVSELLGNAAKHGAKRASIEVSHDEDQVTLVVTDEGPGGANPALGSGLRGIERRLGAFDGRLTLTSPIGGPTRATVELPCQIDPEPSSPRTSTSSETV is encoded by the coding sequence ATGACGTACTCGCGGGCTCTCGGCCGGGCGCTGGCCCTCGCCGCGCGGTCCCTGCTGAGCTGGTTCGACGTGCTGGTCGAGCTGATCACGTTCGCGCTGCTCTGCGCCGGGCTGGTGTTCTTCCTCGGTCCCGCGGTCGAATGGGCTCGCGGCCGCGCCACGACGGCCCGTGCGCTCGCCGGGCGCTGGTGCGGCGTCGAAGTCGAGGCGCCGTACCAGCCCGAGCCGCCGGAGCCGGTGCGCGAGCGCGACGGCTGGTACCGCGACGGCAACACGCTCTACAAGCGCGCGTTCTGGATCCGCTGGCAGCGGCGGCTCACCTGGGCGCTGGAGGACCCGGCGGCCGAGCGCGAGTTCGGGTGGCAGCTGGTGAACCCGCTCGTCACGCTGCTGCTGCCGGTCGCCGTGCTGGTCGGCGGGCCGTCGGTGCTGCGCGGCTACGGTCGCTGGACGCGCTGGTGGCTCGGGCCGCGGCCGGTGGTCGAACGCCGGGGGAACTGGCCGCAGCGGCACCTCGAGTCGCTGGGACACCAGATCGGCATCCTCGTGCTTTCCCTGGTGCAGTCCGCGTTCTCGGCGTGGCAGTTCGTCGTCATCGCCACCGCGCTGCCGGTGGCGGCCCCGGTCGTGGTGTGGAGCCGGGCCATCACCGACACGCTGCGCCGCGAAGCCGGGAACTGGACCGGCGTGCGGATCCCCCGCCCGTACCTGCCACCGCCCGGGCTGCCGGTGCCCCGTCCGGACGGGCTCTACCAGGTCGGCAAGCAGCTGTACGAGGAGCCGTACTGGCCGGTGCAGCACGCCCGCCGGCGATGGATCCTGCACGACCGGGCCACCTGGCGCGACCTCGCGGGCGGCAGTCTGATCCCGCTCGTTTCGCTGGCGCTGACCCTGCCGACGGTCGCGTTGCTCGGCTGGGGGCTGGTCGGCGTGGCGACGCTGTGGGGGTGGCGGCTGTTCACCGGCTCCCCGGTCCGCTGGCTCTTCCTGCCCGAGGTGTCGACGCACCTGGGCGCGCTCGCGCAGACCCCGCTGGCGCTGGCGATGATCGTCGCCGGCCTGGCCCCGACCACCTGGCTCGCCCGCCAGCAGGCCCGCTTCGTCAAGGTGTGGCTGGGGCCGACCGAGTCGTCCCGGCTCGCCCGGCGCATCGAACGGCTCAAGCAGACGCGCACCGACGTCACGGTCGCGCAGGCGGCGGAGCTGCGGCGCATCGAGCGCGACCTGCACGACGGCATCCAGTCCCGGCTGGTCGCGATGGGCATGAAGCTCGGCGCGGTCGAAGCGCTGGTGGACACCGACCCGGCCGCGGCGAAACGGCTCGCGGCCGAACTGCGCACGGCGTCGTCGGAGGCGCTCACCGAACTGCGGGTGCTGATCCGCGGCATCCACCCGCCGGTGCTGTCCGAGCGCGGGCTGCTCGACGCCGTGCGCGCGCTGGCGCTGGACAGCCCGCTCAAGGTGCAGGTCACCGGCTCGCTGCCGAGCCGGCTCGAGGAACCGGTGGAGGCCTGCGCGTACTTCACGGTGTCCGAGCTGCTCGGCAACGCGGCGAAGCACGGCGCGAAACGGGCGTCGATCGAGGTTTCCCACGACGAGGACCAGGTGACGCTGGTGGTCACGGACGAAGGCCCGGGCGGCGCGAACCCGGCGCTGGGTTCGGGACTCCGCGGAATCGAGCGCAGGCTCGGCGCCTTCGACGGTAGGTTGACGCTGACCAGCCCGATCGGCGGGCCGACCAGGGCGACCGTGGAGCTCCCGTGTCAGATCGACCCAGAACCGTCGTCGCCGAGGACCAGTACCTCCTCCGAGACGGTTTGA
- a CDS encoding ABC transporter ATP-binding protein, with amino-acid sequence MPLIEVTDLRKRYGTRVAVDGVSFTVERGEIFGILGTNGAGKTTTVECLQGLRRADGGTLSVLGLDPAADRAELTRRVGVQLQESQLPAKLRVREALELFASFYPDPADIDVLLDQLDLRDHARSAFGKLSGGQKQRVSIALALVGRPELAILDELTTGLDPHARRDTWRLVEGVRATGVTVLLVTHFMDEAERLCDRVAIFDAGRVVATGTPTELRAAAGASTLDDAFVSLTGSAQ; translated from the coding sequence ATGCCCCTCATCGAAGTCACCGATCTCCGCAAGCGCTACGGCACCCGGGTCGCGGTCGACGGCGTTTCCTTCACCGTCGAGCGCGGCGAAATCTTCGGCATCCTCGGCACGAACGGCGCCGGGAAGACCACCACCGTCGAATGCCTCCAGGGCCTGCGCCGGGCCGACGGCGGCACGCTCTCCGTGCTCGGCCTCGACCCGGCGGCCGACCGGGCCGAGCTGACCCGCCGCGTCGGCGTCCAGCTGCAGGAAAGCCAGCTGCCCGCGAAGCTGCGGGTCCGCGAAGCGCTGGAATTGTTCGCCTCCTTCTACCCGGACCCGGCGGACATCGACGTCCTGCTCGACCAGCTCGACCTCCGCGACCACGCCCGCAGCGCGTTCGGGAAGCTCTCCGGCGGCCAGAAGCAGCGCGTGTCCATCGCGCTGGCCCTCGTCGGACGGCCGGAGCTGGCGATCCTCGACGAGCTGACCACCGGGCTCGACCCGCACGCCCGCCGCGACACCTGGCGGCTCGTCGAAGGCGTGCGCGCCACCGGCGTCACGGTCCTGCTCGTCACCCACTTCATGGACGAAGCCGAGCGGCTCTGCGACCGCGTCGCGATCTTCGACGCCGGGCGCGTGGTCGCGACCGGCACCCCGACCGAGCTCCGCGCCGCGGCCGGAGCCTCCACTTTGGACGACGCGTTCGTCTCGCTGACCGGGAGCGCACAGTGA
- a CDS encoding ABC transporter permease, with protein sequence MNTFAKITTTETKLFLRAPFMAVAGVLLPPVLLLAIGAIPGMTEPSDKTGGFRFIDAWVPSLIVVSLAMLALQSIPAAVAAYREQGVLRRLATTPVHPANLLGAQLVIHVVVALAGIALVLGLGNAVYDVPLPKHPLSFVLTLLLGVVSMFALGLIAAAVARTSKAATGVAMVAFLPTMFFGGVYLPRPLLPEVVRRIGDYVPPGSQPLQDAWVGTGVQPLQLVVLAAFAVAGTALAAKLFRWE encoded by the coding sequence GTGAACACCTTCGCCAAGATCACCACCACCGAAACGAAACTCTTCCTCCGCGCGCCCTTCATGGCGGTCGCCGGCGTCCTGCTGCCGCCGGTCCTGCTGCTCGCGATCGGCGCCATCCCCGGTATGACCGAGCCCAGTGACAAGACCGGCGGGTTCCGGTTCATCGACGCGTGGGTGCCGTCGCTGATCGTCGTCAGCCTCGCGATGCTCGCGCTGCAGTCGATCCCCGCCGCCGTCGCCGCCTACCGCGAGCAGGGCGTGCTGCGCCGGCTGGCCACGACACCGGTGCACCCGGCGAACCTGCTGGGCGCGCAGCTGGTCATCCACGTCGTGGTCGCGCTGGCGGGCATCGCGCTGGTGCTGGGGCTGGGCAACGCCGTCTACGACGTCCCGCTGCCGAAGCACCCGCTCTCGTTCGTCCTGACGCTGCTGCTCGGCGTCGTCTCGATGTTCGCGCTGGGCCTGATCGCGGCCGCCGTCGCCCGCACGTCGAAGGCCGCGACCGGCGTGGCGATGGTCGCGTTCCTGCCGACCATGTTCTTCGGCGGCGTGTACCTGCCCCGGCCGCTGCTGCCGGAGGTCGTCCGCCGGATCGGCGACTACGTGCCGCCGGGTTCGCAGCCGCTGCAGGACGCCTGGGTCGGCACCGGCGTGCAGCCGCTGCAGCTGGTCGTGCTCGCCGCCTTCGCGGTGGCCGGGACGGCGTTGGCGGCGAAGCTCTTTCGCTGGGAGTGA
- a CDS encoding SCO5389 family protein has translation MSLDVSPALLEKAERGEVTDAEFVTCVKESLPYAWEVITGVIADAEGAADGFADNETPPPSEAARGQLLRALASDAIRGGLERHFGVKLAFQNCHRVAVFKNSELDGDRYRAFVSPRGQLLNQSPELRDC, from the coding sequence ATGTCCCTGGACGTGTCACCCGCGCTGCTGGAGAAGGCCGAGCGCGGGGAGGTCACCGACGCCGAGTTCGTCACCTGCGTCAAGGAATCCCTGCCGTACGCCTGGGAGGTCATCACCGGCGTCATCGCCGACGCCGAGGGCGCGGCGGACGGTTTCGCCGACAACGAGACGCCGCCACCGAGCGAGGCCGCCCGCGGTCAGCTGCTGCGGGCACTGGCCTCGGACGCGATCCGCGGCGGCCTCGAGCGCCACTTCGGCGTCAAGCTGGCCTTCCAGAACTGCCACCGCGTCGCGGTGTTCAAGAACTCCGAGCTGGACGGCGACCGCTACCGCGCGTTCGTTTCGCCGCGTGGCCAGCTGCTCAACCAGAGCCCGGAACTGCGGGACTGCTAG
- a CDS encoding LLM class flavin-dependent oxidoreductase, with product MRFGVFLVSGRFPGQSDGDVLRRSVRAAELAEEAGFDDVWFAEHHFLPYGVCPSAITLAGHVLGRTSRIGVGTAVSVLSTTHPVALAEQWAMLDAVSGGRLRLGVGRGGPWQDLEVFGTGLDRYETGFEETLDVFLRATTGRVHAEGRHFAFREVPVVPSPERRADVVVACGGPTSDAVRQAAARNLPLLLGLHADDEEKAKTVAAYGKPADHVSTVLCQVGDADVVREALPAWLKDGLGAHVTVDGRPGPSRDPGEYTERLCAIHPVGDPDHCVRTLETSLRRTGVSHVLMLVEASGTPEGTYANIARIGTEVLPALRASSPAVPGSG from the coding sequence TTGAGGTTCGGCGTCTTCCTGGTCAGCGGCCGCTTCCCCGGCCAGTCGGACGGCGACGTCCTGCGCCGGTCCGTCCGCGCGGCCGAGCTGGCCGAAGAGGCGGGCTTCGACGACGTCTGGTTCGCCGAGCACCACTTCCTGCCCTACGGCGTCTGCCCGTCGGCGATCACGCTGGCCGGCCACGTGCTCGGGCGGACGTCGCGGATCGGGGTCGGGACCGCGGTGAGCGTCCTGTCGACGACGCACCCGGTGGCGCTGGCCGAGCAGTGGGCGATGCTCGACGCCGTTTCCGGCGGACGGCTGCGGCTCGGCGTCGGGCGCGGTGGCCCCTGGCAGGACCTCGAGGTCTTCGGCACCGGGCTGGACCGCTACGAGACCGGCTTCGAGGAGACCCTCGACGTCTTCCTGCGGGCCACCACCGGCCGGGTGCACGCGGAAGGGCGGCACTTCGCCTTCCGGGAAGTGCCCGTCGTACCGAGCCCCGAACGGCGGGCGGACGTCGTCGTGGCCTGCGGCGGGCCGACGTCGGACGCCGTGCGCCAGGCGGCGGCCAGAAACCTGCCGCTGCTGCTCGGCCTGCACGCGGACGACGAGGAGAAAGCCAAAACCGTCGCGGCCTACGGGAAGCCCGCGGACCACGTCTCGACCGTGCTCTGCCAGGTGGGCGACGCCGACGTCGTCCGGGAGGCGCTGCCCGCGTGGCTGAAGGACGGGCTGGGTGCGCACGTCACGGTCGACGGGCGGCCGGGGCCGTCGCGGGATCCGGGGGAGTACACCGAACGGCTCTGCGCGATCCACCCCGTGGGGGACCCGGACCACTGCGTGCGGACCCTGGAAACGAGCCTCCGGCGCACCGGCGTCTCCCACGTGCTGATGCTCGTGGAAGCGTCGGGTACGCCGGAGGGCACGTACGCGAACATCGCGCGGATCGGCACCGAGGTGCTGCCCGCGCTGCGGGCTAGCAGTCCCGCAGTTCCGGGCTCTGGTTGA
- a CDS encoding protein-tyrosine phosphatase family protein, which produces MVQRGRGQLKTRGKHRHDPPPEDPWNEIGPRLWLGGHVRTGAAGEEPVVVRREFELVLSLYQREGHGPPPDIEHHVAELPDGPLTGAQIAEVERFAGLAADAVRAGRLTLVRCHTGLNRSGLVGAQALVELGLGVPAAIERIRQRRSPRALHNQLFVQYLESGLPTARLLAELDS; this is translated from the coding sequence GTGGTTCAACGAGGTCGCGGTCAACTGAAGACGCGGGGGAAGCACCGCCACGACCCGCCGCCGGAAGACCCGTGGAACGAGATCGGGCCCCGGCTGTGGCTGGGCGGACACGTCCGGACGGGCGCCGCGGGGGAGGAACCCGTCGTCGTCCGGCGGGAGTTCGAGCTCGTGCTGAGCCTGTACCAGCGGGAGGGCCACGGCCCGCCGCCCGACATCGAGCACCACGTCGCCGAGCTCCCGGACGGGCCGCTGACCGGGGCGCAGATCGCCGAGGTCGAGCGCTTCGCCGGGCTCGCGGCCGACGCGGTTCGCGCCGGCCGCCTGACGCTCGTGCGCTGCCACACCGGGCTCAACCGATCCGGCCTGGTCGGCGCGCAGGCGCTCGTCGAACTCGGGCTCGGCGTGCCGGCGGCCATCGAGCGGATCCGGCAGCGGCGCTCGCCGCGGGCGTTGCACAACCAGCTCTTCGTGCAGTACCTCGAGAGCGGGTTGCCGACCGCGCGGCTGCTCGCGGAGCTCGACTCTTGA
- a CDS encoding class E sortase has protein sequence MREGPDDDRRRHPGQRPMPPRRPATPPRGQVPPRPPQRGPQGQPPRRSPAPAPRRYASPPPPGASEETVVFAPVGKGGAATKEKPAPPPLGKGGVAIRTAGEVLITLGLVVLLFMVYELYVTDLFSAGKQSEASDQLDGEWAHDRTLHPELIDGKAFARIHIPTFGVDYNFTIQEGTDEAALEVGPGHYKGTSLPGEPGNFAVAGHRVGKGAPFNDLDNLSSCDQIVIETSTDFYIYKVLPYDDEVENWAGTKGADPKCKGVSTLRDPNAEDGGAYSETFGRKVVLPSQGTAVNPVPYKDAETLPKAQQAALLTLTTCHPQFSARERLIITSVLTQQVPKNQVKDYGDLLSKIGEA, from the coding sequence ATGCGCGAAGGACCGGACGACGACCGGCGCAGACACCCCGGGCAGCGGCCGATGCCGCCGCGTCGCCCCGCCACACCCCCGCGCGGCCAAGTGCCGCCCCGGCCGCCGCAGCGCGGCCCCCAGGGCCAGCCGCCCCGGCGTTCGCCGGCCCCGGCGCCCCGCCGCTACGCGAGCCCGCCGCCGCCCGGCGCGAGCGAGGAGACCGTGGTGTTCGCCCCGGTCGGCAAGGGTGGCGCCGCGACCAAGGAGAAGCCCGCCCCGCCTCCGCTGGGCAAGGGCGGCGTCGCGATCCGGACCGCCGGCGAGGTCCTGATCACGCTGGGCCTGGTCGTGCTGCTGTTCATGGTCTACGAGCTCTACGTGACCGACCTGTTCTCGGCGGGCAAGCAGTCCGAGGCGAGCGACCAGCTCGACGGCGAGTGGGCGCACGACCGGACGCTGCACCCCGAGCTGATCGACGGCAAGGCGTTCGCCCGCATCCACATCCCGACGTTCGGCGTCGACTACAACTTCACCATCCAGGAAGGCACCGACGAGGCCGCGCTGGAAGTCGGCCCCGGCCACTACAAGGGCACGTCGCTGCCCGGCGAGCCCGGCAACTTCGCCGTGGCCGGCCACCGCGTCGGCAAGGGTGCCCCGTTCAACGACCTGGACAACCTCTCCTCTTGTGACCAGATCGTTATTGAGACCTCGACCGACTTCTACATCTACAAGGTGCTGCCCTACGACGACGAGGTCGAGAACTGGGCGGGCACGAAGGGCGCCGACCCGAAGTGCAAGGGCGTCTCGACGCTGCGCGACCCGAACGCCGAAGACGGCGGCGCGTACAGCGAGACGTTCGGCCGCAAGGTCGTCCTGCCCAGCCAGGGCACCGCGGTGAACCCGGTTCCGTACAAGGACGCGGAGACGCTCCCGAAGGCCCAGCAGGCGGCGCTGCTCACGCTCACGACCTGCCACCCGCAGTTCTCCGCCCGCGAGCGGCTCATCATCACCTCGGTGCTGACCCAGCAGGTGCCGAAGAACCAGGTCAAGGACTACGGCGACCTGCTTTCGAAGATCGGGGAGGCCTGA
- the crgA gene encoding cell division protein CrgA: MPKSKVRKKTAYTPPADRRTPVKVRAAGPTGLAWKIPMFGLMLVGLVWLLVNYIAGDKISWMADLGNWNFAGGFALMIAGLLMTMRWR; encoded by the coding sequence ATGCCCAAGTCCAAGGTCCGCAAGAAGACCGCTTACACCCCGCCTGCCGACCGGCGCACGCCGGTGAAGGTGCGGGCGGCCGGCCCCACCGGCCTGGCCTGGAAGATCCCCATGTTCGGGCTGATGCTCGTCGGCCTGGTGTGGCTGCTGGTGAACTACATCGCCGGCGACAAGATCTCCTGGATGGCCGATCTGGGCAACTGGAACTTCGCCGGCGGGTTCGCGCTGATGATCGCGGGTCTGCTGATGACGATGCGCTGGCGTTGA
- a CDS encoding PH domain-containing protein, with amino-acid sequence MVSAWAVTALLLAGVVTDALVGDRGGLVLFALAAAAVGAFAAHATLVRPRLAADAEGLVARTLNGTHRLPWAQTRTRLRSTRRLGRDGVTLEVEHDEQLYVFGWLDLGEDPRDVLDVLSTLRARS; translated from the coding sequence GTGGTATCGGCCTGGGCGGTCACGGCGTTGCTGCTGGCCGGCGTGGTGACCGACGCTCTCGTCGGCGACCGCGGCGGGCTGGTGCTGTTCGCACTGGCGGCGGCGGCCGTCGGCGCCTTCGCCGCCCACGCCACGCTCGTCCGGCCGCGGCTGGCCGCCGACGCCGAAGGCCTGGTGGCCCGCACGCTGAACGGCACGCACCGGCTGCCGTGGGCGCAGACCCGCACCCGGCTGCGCAGCACGCGCCGGCTGGGCCGCGACGGCGTCACCCTCGAGGTCGAGCACGACGAGCAGTTGTACGTCTTCGGGTGGCTGGACCTCGGCGAGGACCCGCGGGACGTCCTGGACGTCCTCAGCACGCTGCGCGCGCGCAGCTAA
- a CDS encoding rhomboid family intramembrane serine protease, translating into MNQPPNPAAEQAALPGCWWHPNRPTGLSCSRCGRPACPDCLREAPVGFQCTDCVHAGGQQQRRQHRDYQEAGFGQRTVFGARLSQSVLVTQVILAVNVLVFLFTVFQAQSLNDNDFSSLFQYGKLYGDATLGHGEWWRVFTSGFLHYGPIHVAVNMFSLWMMGRSLEQVCGRGRYLALYFIAMLGASAAVLLFDDPQKSTAGASGALFGLMGAYAVIVLKLRLNPTGLIITLALNAFITFGIPGISIYAHVGGLVTGALVTVALLYAPETNQVRWQAIGLGIIVLAIVGLLAYQGSQFGPETCGFVQYRGVQLYSCG; encoded by the coding sequence GTGAACCAACCGCCGAACCCCGCCGCCGAACAAGCCGCGCTCCCCGGGTGCTGGTGGCACCCGAACCGCCCGACCGGACTGAGCTGTTCCCGGTGCGGGCGTCCGGCGTGCCCGGATTGCCTCCGCGAAGCCCCCGTCGGCTTCCAGTGCACCGACTGCGTGCACGCCGGGGGCCAGCAGCAGCGCCGCCAGCACCGCGACTACCAGGAAGCCGGCTTCGGCCAGCGGACGGTCTTCGGCGCGCGCCTCTCGCAGTCCGTGCTCGTCACCCAGGTCATCCTCGCGGTGAACGTCCTGGTCTTCCTCTTCACGGTCTTCCAGGCCCAGAGCCTCAACGACAACGACTTCTCGTCGCTGTTCCAGTACGGCAAGCTCTACGGTGACGCGACCCTCGGCCACGGCGAGTGGTGGCGGGTCTTCACCAGTGGTTTCCTCCACTACGGCCCGATCCACGTCGCGGTGAACATGTTCTCGCTGTGGATGATGGGCCGGTCGCTGGAGCAGGTCTGCGGCCGGGGCCGCTACCTGGCGCTCTACTTCATCGCCATGCTCGGCGCCTCCGCGGCCGTGCTGCTGTTCGACGACCCGCAGAAGTCGACCGCCGGCGCGTCCGGTGCGCTGTTCGGCCTGATGGGCGCCTACGCGGTGATCGTGCTCAAGCTCCGGCTGAACCCGACCGGGCTGATCATCACCCTCGCCCTGAACGCCTTCATCACCTTCGGCATCCCGGGCATCTCGATCTACGCGCACGTCGGCGGCCTGGTGACCGGGGCGCTGGTCACGGTCGCCCTGCTCTACGCGCCGGAGACGAACCAGGTGCGCTGGCAGGCGATCGGGCTGGGGATCATCGTGCTCGCCATCGTCGGGCTGCTGGCGTACCAGGGCAGCCAGTTCGGGCCCGAGACCTGCGGGTTCGTCCAGTACCGCGGGGTGCAGCTCTACAGCTGCGGTTAG
- a CDS encoding peptidylprolyl isomerase, translating to MKLVKATLHTNQGDIHLNLLPDHAPKTVANFVGLAEGTKEYTQPNAAGTNSGPFYDGSIFHRVIDGFMLQGGDPTGTGRGGPGYKFGDEFHPELQFSKPYLLAMANAGPGTNGSQFFITVAPTAHLNFRHTIFGEVADQESRNVVDAIARTATGPADRPLTDVVIEKVTVEH from the coding sequence ATGAAGCTCGTGAAAGCTACGCTGCACACCAACCAGGGTGACATCCACCTGAACCTGCTCCCCGACCACGCGCCGAAGACGGTCGCGAACTTCGTCGGGCTCGCGGAAGGCACCAAGGAGTACACCCAGCCGAACGCGGCGGGCACGAACTCCGGGCCCTTCTACGACGGTTCGATCTTCCACCGGGTCATCGACGGCTTCATGCTGCAGGGCGGCGACCCGACCGGCACCGGCCGCGGCGGCCCCGGCTACAAGTTCGGCGACGAGTTCCACCCGGAGCTGCAGTTCAGCAAGCCGTACCTGCTGGCCATGGCGAACGCCGGGCCCGGCACCAACGGCTCGCAGTTCTTCATCACCGTGGCGCCGACCGCCCACCTGAACTTCCGCCACACGATCTTCGGCGAGGTGGCCGACCAGGAGTCGCGCAACGTCGTCGACGCGATCGCGCGCACCGCCACCGGTCCGGCGGACCGTCCGCTGACCGACGTCGTGATCGAAAAGGTCACCGTCGAGCACTGA
- a CDS encoding DUF6918 family protein, with protein sequence MADTLKEILLDSSRRPAVVTDFETLVDAEVSDKGGVSGAVVKTGFAAVKKIKPGIIPSAVDTLLPDFVGALEPFYGDYRAKGGNDFGAYLASRSDEASDALLSVTDSRAEKSSRDSIKKVYGKLRPNGKKNVEEALPRLGALVDKHAANA encoded by the coding sequence GTGGCTGACACCCTCAAGGAAATCCTGCTCGACTCCAGCCGTCGCCCGGCGGTCGTGACCGACTTCGAGACCCTCGTCGACGCCGAGGTCTCGGACAAGGGCGGCGTTTCGGGTGCCGTTGTGAAGACCGGCTTCGCCGCGGTCAAGAAGATCAAGCCGGGCATCATCCCCTCGGCCGTCGACACCCTGCTGCCCGACTTCGTGGGCGCGCTCGAGCCGTTCTACGGCGACTACCGCGCCAAGGGCGGCAACGACTTCGGCGCCTACCTCGCCAGCCGCTCGGACGAGGCTTCCGACGCGCTGCTGAGCGTCACCGACTCGCGCGCGGAGAAGAGCAGCCGCGACAGCATCAAGAAGGTCTACGGCAAGCTGCGCCCGAACGGCAAGAAGAACGTCGAGGAGGCGCTGCCCCGCCTGGGCGCGCTGGTCGACAAGCACGCCGCCAACGCGTGA
- a CDS encoding DUF2020 domain-containing protein codes for MRRLVLLAPAVVLLAGCGPSIVTGTATPSSPSASTAAGSGLPPEPQPGATEDCPYLGSEFVADSNGQHVSKVRVSADQPHPACFFYRPDGKVQLTVRVYVGDAKTATALVNQAAPVESSNPASDPSGWKGGYLSTDDGAVYAVAKGSAAVIATTNQKQSVKARTVVKKAIAALKL; via the coding sequence ATGCGACGACTCGTACTTCTCGCGCCCGCCGTGGTCCTGCTGGCCGGCTGCGGCCCCAGCATCGTGACCGGCACCGCGACCCCCAGTTCGCCGTCCGCGTCCACCGCCGCGGGGTCCGGCCTGCCGCCGGAGCCGCAGCCGGGCGCGACCGAGGACTGCCCGTACCTCGGCAGCGAATTCGTGGCCGACTCGAACGGCCAGCACGTCTCGAAGGTGCGCGTGTCCGCCGACCAGCCTCACCCGGCGTGCTTCTTCTATCGCCCGGACGGGAAGGTCCAGCTCACCGTCCGGGTGTACGTCGGGGACGCGAAGACGGCGACGGCGCTGGTCAACCAAGCGGCGCCGGTGGAATCGTCGAACCCGGCGAGCGACCCTTCCGGCTGGAAGGGCGGCTATTTGTCCACCGACGACGGCGCTGTCTACGCTGTCGCCAAGGGGTCGGCGGCGGTCATCGCGACCACGAACCAGAAGCAAAGCGTGAAGGCACGCACAGTGGTCAAGAAGGCTATCGCTGCCCTGAAGCTCTAG
- a CDS encoding pyridoxine/pyridoxamine 5'-phosphate oxidase → MVQVRGWPSFPEELPVFTPETAPPDPQALFLEWLTEAGEHVLAPHAVTLSTVDADGAPDARVVILKDVGPAGWAVATSSESPKGRQLSKDPRAALTFFWPGRGRQVRLRGPVSPAAPEVSAEDFLARPPASRVEAFIGRQSQVLHDPADLLDAAAEADRWVAENPGTAPETWTRYFVDPDVVEFWQASHDRRHVRLRYRRTDGGWVRERLWP, encoded by the coding sequence ATGGTGCAGGTGCGCGGCTGGCCGTCGTTCCCAGAAGAACTCCCCGTGTTCACGCCGGAAACGGCACCGCCGGACCCGCAGGCGCTGTTCCTCGAGTGGCTGACCGAAGCCGGTGAACACGTGCTCGCGCCGCACGCCGTCACGCTGTCCACAGTGGACGCCGATGGCGCGCCCGACGCCCGCGTCGTGATCCTCAAGGACGTCGGGCCGGCCGGCTGGGCGGTCGCGACCAGCTCGGAAAGCCCGAAGGGCCGCCAACTGAGCAAGGACCCGCGGGCCGCGCTGACGTTCTTCTGGCCCGGCCGCGGCCGCCAGGTCCGGCTGCGCGGACCGGTTTCCCCGGCCGCGCCCGAGGTGTCGGCCGAGGACTTCCTCGCCCGGCCGCCCGCTTCCCGCGTCGAAGCGTTCATCGGTCGCCAGTCCCAGGTGCTGCACGACCCGGCGGACCTCCTCGACGCGGCCGCGGAAGCGGACCGCTGGGTCGCGGAAAACCCCGGCACCGCACCCGAAACGTGGACGCGGTACTTCGTGGACCCGGACGTCGTCGAGTTCTGGCAGGCGAGCCACGATCGACGGCACGTCCGGCTGCGCTACCGCAGGACCGACGGCGGCTGGGTCCGCGAGCGCCTCTGGCCTTGA